The following proteins come from a genomic window of Anguilla rostrata isolate EN2019 chromosome 17, ASM1855537v3, whole genome shotgun sequence:
- the si:ch211-157c3.4 gene encoding lipopolysaccharide-induced tumor necrosis factor-alpha factor homolog-like isoform X2: MATESSGDKAPPPYLIQTEGQGSGVKVYHVHTPFNPPESTISDGYQVQTSGNTYAEPKQKFVSYDMELGRSPGMTTCTSCQTQVMTNVTYKVGTYAWLMCILFILCGLVIGCCLIPFFVKFFKDAYHTCPRCNRVLHVDKKKCC; the protein is encoded by the exons ATGGCCACTGAAAGCTCAGGCGACAAAGCTCCCCCTCCATACCTTATACAAA CCGAGGGCCAAGGCAGCGGTGTCAAGGTCTACCATGTGCACACCCCTTTCAACCCACCGGAATCCACCATTTCGGATGGTTACCAAGTGCAGACAAGCGGCAACA CCTACGCTGAACCCAAGCAGAAGTTTGTCAGCTATGACATGGAGCTGGGCCGCTCGCCAGGCATGACCACCTGCACTTCCTGCCAGACGCAGGTCATGACCAACGTGACCTACAAAGTGGGGACCTACGCCTGGCTGATGTGCATCCTCTTCATTCTCTGCGG gttggtgattggctgctgtctgATCCCGTTCTTCGTAAAATTCTTCAAAGACGCCTACCACACCTGCCCCAGGTGCAACAGAGTACTGCACGTGGATAAGAAGAAATGCTGCTGA
- the si:ch211-157c3.4 gene encoding lipopolysaccharide-induced tumor necrosis factor-alpha factor homolog-like isoform X1, producing the protein MSFGRKEPTFPDSFSANWSCDAVTTENHQRKTMATESSGDKAPPPYLIQTEGQGSGVKVYHVHTPFNPPESTISDGYQVQTSGNTYAEPKQKFVSYDMELGRSPGMTTCTSCQTQVMTNVTYKVGTYAWLMCILFILCGLVIGCCLIPFFVKFFKDAYHTCPRCNRVLHVDKKKCC; encoded by the exons ATGTCTTTTGGCAGAAAAGAACCAACTTTTCCAGACTCATTTAGTGCGAATTGGAGCTGTGACGCTGTGACTACTG agaaTCATCAGAGGAAGACAATGGCCACTGAAAGCTCAGGCGACAAAGCTCCCCCTCCATACCTTATACAAA CCGAGGGCCAAGGCAGCGGTGTCAAGGTCTACCATGTGCACACCCCTTTCAACCCACCGGAATCCACCATTTCGGATGGTTACCAAGTGCAGACAAGCGGCAACA CCTACGCTGAACCCAAGCAGAAGTTTGTCAGCTATGACATGGAGCTGGGCCGCTCGCCAGGCATGACCACCTGCACTTCCTGCCAGACGCAGGTCATGACCAACGTGACCTACAAAGTGGGGACCTACGCCTGGCTGATGTGCATCCTCTTCATTCTCTGCGG gttggtgattggctgctgtctgATCCCGTTCTTCGTAAAATTCTTCAAAGACGCCTACCACACCTGCCCCAGGTGCAACAGAGTACTGCACGTGGATAAGAAGAAATGCTGCTGA
- the usp7 gene encoding ubiquitin carboxyl-terminal hydrolase 7 encodes MNNHHHTQQQQQKAGEQQLSEPEDMEMEAGDTDDPPRITPNPVINGNLAMADGHSNTEEDMEDDTSWRSEATFRFVVERFSRLGESVLSPSCFVRNLPWKIMVMPRFYPDRPHQKSVGFFLQCNAESDSTSWSCHAQAMLKIINYKDDEKSFSRRISHLFFHKENDWGFSNFMSWSDVTDPERGFIEDDKVSFEVYVQADAPHGVAWDSKKHTGYVGLKNQGATCYMNSLLQTLFFTNQLRRAVYMMPTEGDDSSKSVPLALQRVFYELQHSDKPVGTKKLTKSFGWETLDSFMQHDVQELCRVLLDNVENKMKGTCVEGTIPKLFRGKMVSYIQCKHVDYRSERIEDYYDIQLSIKGKKNIFESFKDYVAVEQLDGDNKYDAGEHGLQEAEKGVKFLTFPPILHLQLMRFMYDPQTDQNIKINDRFEFPEQLPLDEFLQKPDVKDPANYILHAVLVHSGDNHGGHYVVYLNPKGDGKWCKFDANSVLMWPFVVACFNCRRSMVLGAFRLAVFGKCFNCGGSMVFGAFRVAVFGKSVFSAGVHGVSCAGEVLQPVTDLDIPQQLVERLQEEKRVEAQKRKERQEAHLYMQVQIVTEDQFCGHQGNDMYDEEKVKYTVFKVLKSSTLAEFVQNLSQTMGFPQDQIRLWPMQARSNGTKRPAMMDYEADCSKSMIDLSDNENPWTIFLETVDPEMAASGATLPKFDKDHDVMLFLKMYDPKTRSLNYCGHIYTPISCKIRDLLPVMCERAGFQQGTSLILYEEVKPNLTERIQDYDVSLDKALDELMDGDIIVFQKDDPENDTSELPTAKDYFRDLYHRVDVIFCDKTIHNDPGFVVTLSNRMNYFQVAKTVAQRLNTARAGLLCSVFNQWSYRDGPGNPLRHNYEGTLRDLLQFFKPRQPKKLYYQQLKMKITDFENRRSFKSIWLNSQFREEEITLYPDKHGCVGDLLEECKKAVELSDKGSEKLRLLEIVSYKIIGVHQEDELLECLSPAASRTFRIEEIPLDQVDLDKDSEMLIPVAHFHKEVFGTFGIPFLLKIRQGEPFREVMRRIQTMLDIQEKEFEKFKFAIVMMGRHQYINEEEYEVNLKDFEPQPGNMSHPRPWLGLDHFNKAPKRGRYTYLEKAIKIHN; translated from the exons CGGGTGACACAGATGATCCCCCGAGAATCACTCCAAATCCGGTCATCAACGGGAACCTGGCCATGGCCGACGGGCACAGCAACACAGAGGAGGACATGGAGGACG ACACCAGCTGGCGGTCGGAGGCCACGTTCCGCTTCGTGGTGGAGCGCTTCAGCCGGCTGGGCGAGTCGGTGCTCAGCCCCTCCTGCTTCGTGCGCAACCTGCCCTGGAAGATCATGGTGATGCCGCGCTTCTACCCCGACCGGCCCCACCAGAAGAGCGTGGGCTTCTTCCTGCAGTGCAACGCCGAGTCCGACTCCAC GTCATGGTCTTGCCACGCCCAGGCGATGCTGAAAATCATCAACTACAAAGACGACGAGAAGTCTTTCAGCCGCAGGATAAGCCATCTTTTCTTCCACAAGGAGAACGACTGGGGCTTCTCCAACTTCATGTCCTGGAGC GACGTGACCGACCCAGAAAGGGGGTTTATCGAAGACGATAAGGTGTCCTTCGAGGTGTACGTCCAGGCCGACGCCCCACACGGCGTAGC GTGGGACTCGAAGAAACACACTGGCTATGTTGGTTTGAAAAACCAAGGGGCCACGTGCTACATGAACAGCTTGTTACAGACCCTGTTCTTCACAAACCAGCTTCGTCGG gCGGTGTATATGATGCCCACAGAGGGGGATGACTCCTCTAAAAGCGTGCCCCTGGCCCTGCAGAGGGTGTTCTACGAGCTCCAGCACAGCGACAAGCCCGTGGGGACCAAGAAGCTCACAAAGTCCTTCGG GTGGGAAACACTAGACAGCTTCATGCAGCATGATGTGCAAGAACTCTGCAGGGTG CTTCTCGACAACGTGGAAAACAAGATGAAAGGGACGTGTGTGGAGGGCACCATCCCAAAGCTCTTCCGGGGGAAGATGGTG TCCTACATCCAGTGTAAACATGTCGACTATAGATCTGAGCGAATAGAAGATTACTACGACATCCAGCTCAGcattaaaggaaagaaaaaca TTTTTGAGTCTTTCAAAGACTACGTGGCGGTGGAGCAGCTCGACGGAGACAACAAGTACGACGCCGGAGAGCACGGCCTGCAG GAAGCGGAGAAGGGCGTGAAGTTCCTGACGTTCCCCCCCATCCTGCACCTGCAGCTGATGAGGTTCATGTACGACCCCCAGACAGACCAAAACATCAAGATCAACGACAG atttgAGTTTCCCGAGCAGTTGCCTCTGGACGAGTTTCTGCAGAAGCCGGACGTAAAGGACCCGGCGAACTACATCCTGCACGCCGTGCTGGTGCACAGCGGCGACAACCACGGCGGTCACTACGTCGTCTATCTCAACCCCAAAGGAGACGGCAAA TGGTGCAAGTTTGATGCGAAC AGTGTTTTAATGTGGCCGTTTGTGGTAGCATGTTTTAATTGCAGGCGTTCTATGGTGTTAGGTGCTTTCAGGTTGGCTGTTTTCGGTAAGTGTTTTAATTGCGGGGGTTCTATGGTGTTCGGTGCTTTCAGGGTGGCTGTTTTCGGTAAGTCTGTTTTCAGTGCGGGTGTTCATGGTGTTTCTTGCGCAGGTGAGGTGCTGCAGCCCGTCACAGACCTGGATATCCCGCAGCAGCTGGTGGAGcggctgcaggaggagaagcGGGTGGAGGCGCAGAAGAGGAAGGAGCGCCAGGAGGCGCACCTCTACATGCAAGTGCAG ATCGTGACAGAAGACCAGTTCTGCGGTCACCAGGGCAACGACATGTATGACGAGGAGAAGGTGAAGTACACGGTGTTCAAGGTGCTGAAGAGCTCCACGCTGGCCGAGTTCGTCCAGAACCTGTCCCAGACCATG GGTTTCCCACAGGATCAGATCCGGCTGTGGCCCATGCAGGCCAGGAGTAATGGTACAAAGAGACCAGCCATGATGGACTATGAGGCTGACTGCAGCAAGTCT atgATCGACTTGAGTGACAACGAAAACCCGTGGACAATATTTCTGGAAACGGTGGATCCGGAGATGGCGGCCAGCGGGGCAACGTTGCCCAAGTTCGACAAAGACC ATGATGTGATGCTGTTCTTGAAGATGTACGATCCCAAAACAAGAAGCTTAAATTATTGCGGACATATCTATACGCCTATATCCTGTAAAATAC GAGACTTGCTGCCGGTCATGTGTGAAAGAGCAGGGTTTCAGCAAGGAACTAGCCTTATCCTCTATGAG GAAGTTAAGCCGAATTTAACGGAGCGGATTCAAGACTACGACGTCTCCCTGGACAAGGCTCTGGATGAGCTGATGGACGGAGACATAATCGTCTTCCAGAA GGACGACCCCGAGAACGACACCAGCGAGCTGCCGACCGCCAAGGACTACTTCAGAGACCTGTACCATCGCGTGGACGTCATCTTCTGCGACAAAACCATCCACAACGACCCCGGCTTCGTAGTCACCCTCTCCAACAGAATGAACTACTTCCAG GTGGCGAAGACTGTGGCACAGCGGCTAAACACCGCGCGTGCGGGCCTGCTCTGCAGTGTCTTCAATCAGTGGTC GTACAGAGACGGACCAGGCAACCCCCTCAGGCACAACTATGAAGGCACTCTCAGAGACCTGCTGCAGTTCTTCAAGCCCCGGCAGCCGAAGAAGCTCTACTACCAGCAG ctgaagATGAAGATCACCGACTTTGAGAACAGGAGGAGTTTCAAATCCATATGGCTCAACAGCCAGTTTCGGGAAGAG GAGATAACACTATACCCCGACAAGCACGGCTGCGTGGGAGACCTGCTGGAGGAATGTAAAAAGGCCGTGGAGCTGTCTGACAAAGGCTCAGAGAAGCTCag gCTGTTAGAAATCGTTAGCTATAAAATAATCGGGGTTCACCAAGAGGACGAGCTGTTGGAGTGCCTGTCGCCTGCTGCAAGTCGCACCTTCAGGATAGAG GAAATCCCTCTGGACCAGGTGGACCTGGACAAGGACAGCGAGATGCTGATCCCCGTCGCGCATTTCCACAAGGAGGTCTTCGGGACATTCGGGATCCCCTTCCTGCTGAAGATCCGACAG GGCGAACCCTTCAGGGAGGTCATGAGAAGAATCCAGACGATGCTTGACATCCAGGAGAAGGAGTTTGAAAAG TTCAAGTTTGCCATCGTGATGATGGGTCGGCATCAGTACATCAACGAAGAAGAATATGAAGTGAATCTGAAAGACTTCGAGCCACAGCCAG GTAACATGTCCCACCCTAGGCCTTGGTTGGGGCTGGATCATTTCAACAAGGCCCCCAAGAGAGGGCGCTACACGTACCTGGAGAAAGCCATCAAGATCCACAACTGA